The Euphorbia lathyris chromosome 3, ddEupLath1.1, whole genome shotgun sequence genome contains a region encoding:
- the LOC136223238 gene encoding probable peroxidase 61 — translation MRISGWFVIFPLVVLALSFYLENVEAAVGVPAVKLKWQYYRRETKCRDAEVYIRYQVEKSWKRDKSVTAKLLRLLYSDCFVTGCDASILLDGKNSEKTAPQNWGLGAFVLIDKIKTVLEERCPGIVSCADILNLATRDAVHMAGAPSYPLLTGRKDGMTSSAASVDLPSPSISLEDALAYFKSKGLDELDFVTLMGSHSMGKIHCRYIVDRLYNFNKTGKPDPSMDPTFAAAMRKLCPRRTKKGQTDPLVFLNPDSGSSYKFTSSYYNRALSYKSVLGVDQQLLYSNDTLEITQEFAANFEDLRRSYALSMNRMGSISVLTGNSGEIRKNCRVPNKK, via the exons ATGAGAATATCAGGGTGGTTTGTGATTTTCCCACTGGTGGTTCTTGCATTAAGCTTCTATCTAGAAAATGTGGAGGCGGCGGTTGGGGTTCCGGCGGTGAAGCTGAAATGGCAATATTACCGGAGGGAAACTAAGTGCCGCGACGCAGAGGTATACATAAGGTATCAAGTAGAGAAGTCATGGAAAAGGGATAAGAGTGTTACTGCTAAGCTCCTCCGGTTGCTCTACTCAGACTGCTTTGTAACT GGGTGTGACGCATCGATTCTTCTAGATGGAAAAAATTCAGAAAAGACAGCTCCACAGAACTGGGGATTAGGTGCATTTGTATTGATTGACAAGATCAAAACAGTTCTTGAAGAACGATGCCCAGGAATCGTCTCTTGTGCAGACATTCTTAACCTTGCTACTAGGGATGCTGTTCATATG GCAGGTGCACCATCATATCCATTACTAACAGGAAGAAAGGATGGGATGACATCAAGTGCAGCATCAGTAGATCTCCCATCACCATCAATCTCATTGGAAGATGCATTAGCATACTTTAAATCTAAAGGCTTAGATGAGCTCGATTTCGTAACTCTCATGG GGTCACATTCAATGGGAAAAATTCACTGTCGATATATCGTGGACCGACTATACAATTTCAATAAGACGGGGAAACCAGATCCTAGTATGGACCCAACATTTGCAGCTGCAATGAGAAAGCTATGTCCACGAAGAACTAAAAAGGGTCAAACTGATCCCCTAGTATTTCTAAATCCAGATTCTGGCTCTAGCTATAAATTCACCAGCTCATACTATAACAGAGCTTTGTCCTACAAATCTGTTCTGGGAGTTGATCAGCAGCTGCTATATAGTAATGACACTCTAGAGATCACACAAGAATTTGCTGCCAATTTCGAGGACTTGAGGAGGTCATATGCTTTATCGATGAATCGGATGGGAAGCATCAGTGTTCTAACAGGCAATTCAGGGGAAATACGCAAAAATTGCCGGGTCCCAaataagaaataa